gacagagagaaagaggcagagagaaagaggcagagagaaagaggcagagagaaagaggcagagagaaagagaaagagacagagagaaagaggcagagaaagaggcagagagaaagagacagagagaaagaggcagagagacagagagaaagagacagaggcagagagaaagaggcagagagaaagaggcagagagacagagagaaagagacagaggcagagagaaagaggcagagagaaagaggcagagagaaagaggcagagagaaagaggcagagagaaagaggcagagagaaagaggcagagagaaagaggcagagagacagagagaaagaggcagagagacagagagaaagagtcagagagacagagagaaagaggcagagagacagaggcagagagacagaggcagagagaaagaggcagagagacagaggcagagagacagaggcagagagacagaggcagagagacagaggcagagagacagaggcagagagaaagaggcagagagaaagagagaaagaggcagacggaaagaggcagagagaaagaggcagacggaaagaggcagacggaaagaggcagacggaaagaggcagacggaaagaggcagagggaaagaggccgggagaaagaggcagagagaaagaggcagagagaaagaggcagagagaaagaggcagagagaaagagtcagagagaaagagaaagaaagaagcagagagaaagagacagaaagaaagaggcagagagaaagaggcagagcgatagagaaagagacagagagaaagaggcagtgagaaagaggcagagagaaagagtcagagagaaagaggcagagagaaagagacagagagaaagaggcagtgagaaagaggcagtgagaaagagtcagagagaaagagtcagagagaaagagagagagagacagaaagagagagaaagaggcagagagaaagaggcagagagaaagagtcagagagaaagagtcagagagaaagagtccgagagaaagagtcagagagaaagagtcagagagaaaaagacagagagaaagagaaagagacagagagaaagaggcagagagaaagaggcagagagaaagaggcagagagaaagagacagagagaaagaggcagagagaaagaggcagagagaaagaggcagagagaaagaggcagagagaaagagtcagagagaaagagtcagagagaaagagtcagagagaaagagtcagagagaaaaagacagagagaaagagaaagagagaaagaggcagagagaaagaggcagagagaaagaggcagagagaaagaggcagagagaaagagtcagagagaaagagtcagagagaaagagtcagagagaaagagtcagagagaaaaagacagagagaaagagaaagagaaagagacagaggcagtgagaaagaggcagagagaaagaggcagagagaaagaggcagagagaaagaggcagagagaaagaggcagagagaaagaggcagagagacagaggcagagagacagaggcagagagaaagaggcagagagaaagaggcagagagaaagaggcagagagaaagaggcagagagacagagagaaagaggcagagagacagaggcagagagagaggcagagagaaagaggcagagagaaagagggaaagaggcagagagaaagagagaaagaggcagagagaaagaggcagagagaaagaggcagagagaaagaggcagagagacagagagaaagaggcagagagacagagagaaagaggcagagagacagaggcagagagaaagaggcagagagaaagaggcagagagaaagagggaaagaggcagagagaaagagagaaagagtcagagagacagagagaaagaggcagagagaaagaggcagagagaaagaggcagagagaaagaggcagagagacagaggcagagagaaagaggcagagagaaagaggcagagagacagaggcagagagacagaggcagagagacagaggcagagagaaagaggcagagagaaagagagaaagaggcagacggaaagaggcagacggaaagaggcagggagaaagagacagagagaaagaggcagagagaaagaggcagacggAAAGAGGCAGACGGAAAGAGGCAGTCGGAAAGAGGCAGTCGGAAAGAGGCAGTCGGAAAGAGGCAGTCGGAAAGAGGCAGtcggaaagaggcagagagaaagaggcagagagaaagaggcagagagaaagagacagagagaaagaggcagagagaaagaggcagagagaaagaggcagagagaaagaggcagagagaaagaggcagagagaaagaggccgggagaaagaggcagagagaaagaggcagagagataaagaaagagagaaagaggcagagagaaagagtcagagagaaagagtcagagagaaagagtcagagagaaagagaaagaaagaggcagagagaaagagacagaaagaaagaggcagagagaaagaggcagagagaaagaggcagagagaaagagaaagagacagagagaaagaggcagagagaaagaggcagagagaaaaggaagagacagagagaaagagtcagagagaaagagtcagagagaaagagaaagaaagaggcagagagaaagagacagaaagaaagaggcagagagaaagaggcagagagaaagaggcagagagaaagagaaagagacagagagacagagagacagaggcagagagaaagaggcagagagaaagaggcagagagaaagaggcagagagacagaggcagagagaaagaggcagagagaaagaggcagagagaaagaggcagagagaaagaggcagagagaaagaggcagagagaaagagagaaagaggcagagagaaagaggcagagagaaagagagaaagaggcagggggaaagaggcagggagaaagaggcagagagaaagaggcagagagaaagaggcagagagaaagaggcagagagaaagaggcagagagaaagaggcagagagaaagaggccgggagaaagtgacagagagaaagaggcagagagaaagaggcagagagaaagagaaagtgacagagagaaagaggcagtgagaaagaggcagagagatagagacagagcgataaagaaagagagaaagaggcagagagaaagaggcagagagaaagagtcagagagaaagagaaagaaagaggcagagagaaagagacagaaagaaagaggcagagagaaagaggcagagagaaagaggcagagagaaagagaaagagagaaagagacagaggcagtgagaaagaggcagagagaaagagtcagagagaaagagtcagagagaaaaagacagagagaaagagagagacagagagaaagaggcagagagaaagaggcagagagaaagagaaagagacagagagaaagagagaaagaggcagagaaagaggcagagagaaagagacagagagaaagaggcagagagacagagagaaagagacagaggcagagagaaagaggcagagagaaagaggcagagagacagagagaaagagacagaggcagagagaaagagacagagagaaagaggcagagagaaagaggcagagagaaagaggcagagagaaagaggcagagagaaagaggcagagagaaagaggcagagagaaagaggcagagagaaagaggcagagagacagagagaaagaggctaagagagacagagagaaagagacagaggcagagagacagaggcagagagaaagaggcagagagaaagaggcagagagaaagagggaaagaggcagagagaaagagagaaagagtcagagagacagagagaaagaggcagagagaaagaggcagagagacagaggcagagagaaagaggcagagagacagaggcagagagacagaggcagagagaaagaggcagagagaaagaggcagagagaaagagagaaagaggcagacggaaagaggcagagagaaagaggcagacggaaagaggcagtcggaaagaggcagacggaaagaggcagagggaaagaggcagagggaaagaggcagagggaaagaggcagagggaaagaggcagagggaaagaggcagagagaaagaggcagagagaaagaggcagagagaaagaggcagagagaaagaggcagagagaaagagacagagagaaagaggcagagagaaagaggcagagagaaagaggcagagagaaagaggcagagagaaagaggcagagagaaagaggccgggagaaagaggcagagagaaagaggcagagagaaagaggcagagagaaagaggcagagagaaagaggcagagagaaagaggcagagagaaagaggcagagagaaagagtcagagagaaagagaaagaaagaagcagagagaaagagacagaaagaaagaggcagagagaaagaggcagagagaaagaggcagagcgatagagaaagagacagagagaaagaggcagtgagaaagagtcagagagaaagaggcagagagaaagaggcagagagaaagagacagagagaaagaggcagagagaaagaggcagagagaaagagacagagagaaagagacagagagaaagagacagagagaaagagacagagagaaagagacagagagatagagagaaagaggcagagagaaagagagagagagacagaaagagagagaaagaggcagagagaaagaggcagagagaaagaggcagagagaaagagagaaagagacagaggcagagagaaagagacagagagaaagaggcagagagaaagaggcagagagaaagagggaaagaggcagagagaaagaggcagagagatagagaaagagacagagcgaaagagacagagaggcagagagatagagcgatagagaaagtgacagagagaaagaggcagagagaaagagagaaagagagagagagaaagaggcagagaaagaggcagagagaaagagacagagagaaagagaaagagacagagagacagagagaaagaggcagagagaaagaggcagagagaaagaggcagagagaaagaggcagagagaaagaggcagagagacagagagaaagagaaagaggcagagagaaagaggcagagagaaagagggaaagaggcagagagaaagagagaaagagtcagagagacagagagaaagaggcagagagaaagaggcagagagacagaggcagagagacagaggcagagagacagaggcagagagacagaggcagagagacagaggcagagagacagaggcagagagacagaggcagagagaaagaggcagagagaaagaggcagagagaaagagagaaagagagaaagaggcagacggaaagaggcagtgggaaagaggcagggagaaagagacagagagaaagaggcagacgaaaagaggcagacggaaagaggcagacggaaagaggcagacggaaagaggcagacggaaagaggcagacggaaagaggcagacggaaagaggcagacggaaagaggcagacggaaagaggcagacagaaagaggcagacagaaagaggcagacagaaagaggcagagagaaagaggcagagagaaagaggcagagagaaaaggaagagacagaggcagagagaaagaggcagagagaaagagtcagagagaaagagtcagagagaaagagtcagagagaaagagagaaagagtcagagagaaagagaaagaaagaggcagagagaaagaaacagaaagaaagaggcagagagaaagaggcagagagaaagaggcagagagaaagagaaagagacagagagacagagagaaagaggcagagagaaaaggaagagacagaggcagagagaaagagtcagagagaaagagagaaagagagaaagagtcagagagacagagagaaagagacagacggaaagaggcagggggaaagaggcagggagaaagaggcagagagaaagaggcagagagaaagaggcagagagaaagaggcagagagaaagaggcagagagaaagtgacagagagaaagaggcagagagaaagaggcagagagaaagaggcagagagaaagagacagagagaaagagaaagtgacagagagaaagaggcagtgagaaagaggcagagagatagagacagagcgataaagaaagagagaaagaggcagagagaaagaggcagagagaaagagaaagagaaagaaagaggcagagagaaagagacagaaagaaagaggcagagagaaagaggcagagagaaagaggcagagagaaagaggcagagagaaagaggcagagagaaagaggcagagagacagaggcagtgagaaagaggcagagagaaagagtcagagagaaagagtcagagagaaagaggcagagagacagagagaaagaggcagagagacagagagaaagaggcagagagacagagagaaagaggcagagagacagagagaaagaggcagagagacagagagaaagaggcagagagacagagagaaagaggcagagcgacagaggcagagagaaagaggcagagagaaagaggcagagagaaagaggcagagagaaagaggcagagagaaataggcagagagaaagaggcagagagaaagaggcagagagaaagaggcagagagacagagagaaagaggcagagagacagagagaaagaggcagagagacagagagaaagaggcagagagacagagagaaagaggcagagcgacagaggcagagagaaagaggcagagagaaagaggcagagagaaagagggaaagaggcagagagaaagagagaaagaggcagagagaaagaggcagagagacagaggcagagagacagaggcagagagaaagaggcagagagaaagaggcagagagaaagaggcagagagacagaggcagagagacagaggcagagagaaagaggcagagagaaagagagaaagaggcagggggaaagaggcagggagaaagagacagagagaaagaggcagtcgGAAAGAGGCAGTCGGAAAGAGGCAGTCGGAAAGAGGCAGTCGGAAAGAGGCAGTCGGAAAGAGGCAGTCGGaaagaggcagacagaaagaggcagagagaaagaggcagagagaaagagacagagagaaagaggcagagagaaagaggcaga
This is a stretch of genomic DNA from Oncorhynchus clarkii lewisi isolate Uvic-CL-2024 chromosome 17, UVic_Ocla_1.0, whole genome shotgun sequence. It encodes these proteins:
- the LOC139369419 gene encoding octapeptide-repeat protein T2-like, producing ESERKSQREREKESERKRKKEAERKKQKERGREKEAERKRQRERERDRETERKRQREKREKEAERKRQRERGR
- the LOC139369418 gene encoding octapeptide-repeat protein T2-like; its protein translation is KEAVRKRQRERVREKEAERKRQRERGSEKEAEKEAERKRQRDREKETKEAERKRQSDRERDR